ATAAAATGCTGTTGTTCTTGCATACGGTCATTTAAATTGAAAGTAATGATTAGCAGTAGAAAGAACAAAGTCTAATATAATTGTATCAACCATCTAAAAGCAGGGTCTTTTCTAATCTAAGAAACTTAGTTTCCAACTCATGAAAAcaacaaattcaagaaaacgTACTAGAGGATATGGAGGAGGCTTTAACTCAAAACCCGCTGTGATAACACCGGAACCAGCCACCTTTGTGCTAACCGTCTATGTgcaattccaaaaaaaacaaagactgtGTGTTATTGAATTCAAGTCCAACACAAAATAAGTTCAAGTTTCATTGAAACATTCATCAAACACTATCTATGCATAGTTCCTTAGTCAAGTTAtcactaaaaaatattatagagtTCCTTGTAGAATTAATAAGCTAATTCGTACTTCAAGGATATATCTACAAGAGAAGTTGAGAAAACcaacctttttgtttattttccatTGCAGCAGTCGCCGGTTTGGCCTTGTAATTCACCAACACTAAGAGAATTATGAAGCTTGATGAAACGTGTTTTCTCCACTGTTCATAATATATGAGAACCcatatattcttctttcttgaatATGCTTGAAATCATAGCTCCTGCAATCAAGTTTTTCAATTCAATACAAGGATATAAgcaatttgattaaaaaatccAATAAACTAAAGAGTATCAATAACGATACCATGTAACACATTAATCAGCCATTGAAAGAAGCACAAATCCCAAGTCAACCAAAACTCACAAATTGCAGACATAACAAAAATTCTAACATGAAAACTCATGCATTTGGCACTGATCTTAAAGAGATCAATGGAAATCCATCTGCATTCATCACAGAAAACGGCAAGTTTTCTCAAATCTTAAAAATGTAATTCTCACAAAAAATGTGATTTGAATCTGAGAAAGTTAGTTCATGTAATCTTTGTGGGTGAAACGCTCCCACGAGCTCTTTGGGAAGACACCGTGAGTTACATAAGCACTCACCTTCGTGGCTCCATGAGCTGCCAATACTTTTTGTGtgacaaaaaagaaagtgaaacagTTAAGACAAATGAAACCGCCAATTCTCTTGACAATTTCAGACTAGATTTGCATAAAACATCATCTGCAGATTAAAGAAATAACAAGTATTCTCGATCAAAACTAGTCTGAACTTGGAATGTTAACACAAGTTAGCATGAAAGACTTAATCAAGTTTGACGTAGAGCCTCTCCTTAGTTTTTATCTTAACACTTGTGTGTTTAAGAAGTCATTGAAGTTTGCTATAGGTAGATGCAAAATGCAGGGAGATTGTTCATGAGGGTTCCAATGGCATTCAATGAGTGTACCCCCAGACTGCACAAGATCATCAACGATAACAACGTGACAACCAGAGGGGTTACCTTCCTTCAGCCTGACTATTCTCTTATCTCCTTCACGAACTTTTATACACACAACCTATTATGATTCAAGATTGAGATCCATTAGATATCGTGAATGTCACAAAGATGTTCAAATGAAGATTAATGAAATATCAGTTTAGATAGCTACACACCGTGGGGTAGTGATCCAAGAGCTTGTGGAAACGCTTCCAGGCTCCATCATCTGGAAATGCAACTATGACCTGCAAACCAAAGGAATCAACTTTAGCTGAAGGAGAATATAAACAGAAAGAAGAGTCACAGGGACACAATCAATAACAATTTTTCCCCTTATAAACTGGATAAAACTAACAAAGATTTCATGAACTAACTTTCTCAAATCTTATAAACGGTAAGTTTTCTCAAAACTACTACTTAGACAGATTCAGAGAAACCCTTTCGAagaaatatgatattttgtcGGAGAATCAATCATGATCTATAGGATGCTTACAAAGATCTgaacaaatccaaaaacaaatcgaaCTTATCATGTTCTCTAAGCATACTCCTCCTGCTCTCTAAGCATACTTCTCCAGCTCTTGCTCCTCCTGCTCAGCGAGAAACCCTGAAAATCGCTACTTTGAAAAGGAATCAGAGTTAACTAAGCCTCGTCGTCAAGCTTCGGTCGCTTCGGCTGATAATAAACAAATACGTTTTTGCAATCGTCTACAGTAACTCGATGATCCAGCGGCTTGACGACTCGATGCCGGACTTATTACATCGACGCCGGACTTAAATCTGGAAAGGAGAAAGCAAAAACAACATAGATCTCGAACGGATCCTCTCGAGAGATCGAGTGGAGGAGAATTCAAACAGGCCACCGCCTATTGGAGAAACCAAATCACTTGCCTGTGAACGGCGGATCGATCCAATGGCCATTGGAACTCCGGAAATAAACAAGAAGATGAACATGCCCATCGAAAACATAATCGCAGgtgagagaaacagaggagagagcTTCCTTTAGATTAGCATGAAGATCGAAGAAATTTAGCTGatgatttttctttgtataattaaatatgtttctcCAAACTATTGTAAGACAAACAACACAATGATTCAAGGGATCAGGtttatgatctttttattttgccctttgttttaaaagagaatgacataaaacgtaataaaacacacaacacaactcagaatataaaagtaatttgcaaacttttatgtgttattctagtaagaCAGAAATCTCAACgtcttagtctagtaataaacttatttttatgtaatattctaggtaatttccctaagtaaatagaaaaagagaaaatgggaagagaagaatatatatgtcaacctaaggaagagagaagaaaacacaatGACTAGTGGCAACTGTTACTTATGCAATGAGGATATAGTTGTCATTATTATAGATAATACAAAGTATATAATAGTTAAATGGTTAGAAAGTTACTCActtaactatagtttttttttgggttattcttGCCAATTTcccaaaccaaaacccaaaaccaaaaccgaaaccaaaaccaaaaccaaaccttaCTTCTAGTTCTAATATAGTACAACTTAACCATCCATAGCTGTggaaattgaatcaaataaacgAAGACTTTTccgtatattttaatttcaagttTATACACTTATTTACTTCATCAGCTAAGATTATAGGTTTGGCATATCTGTACACAATTTTGTCAAACCGAATAGATCGAACTTGAAGAGAGTAAAAAACCGGAATCTCCCAAATCTTAAATTACCTCCTGAAGAGATTTGAATGCAAAAAAGGGACCACAACCGCCAATGTCACCGACAAGAGTGAAAAAAGAGGCGTAATCATAAATAAACTAACACATTTTCGAACAAGAGTCCATAACGTTAACATattcactcacacacacacacatgctGTGTAGTTCATTATTACTCTTTTCTCTCACgctctctcctctttctttaAAAAACCTCTCACCAAACTTATTACTCATTTGACGAAAGAGAACAACACAACTCTCtaaaaaaaagacacaacatGAGCTacactctctttctccttctgcTCACTCTCGTCCACTCCACTTTCTCTTCATTAGCTCCAACGGATCGAGCCGCCTTGGAATCCATCAGAGACTCTTTAACCGACATGCCCGGTTCAGCCTTCTTCTCATCCTGGGACTTCACAGTCCCTGACCCTTGTTCCTCCTTCTCAGGCCTTACctgctcttcttctcttggcCGTGTCACCGGCTTATCTCTTGGCCCTAATCTCTCCGGTTCTCTCTCCCCTTCCATCTCCAATCTAACCCACTTAACCCAACTCATTCTTTACCCCGGCTCTGTCACCGGTCCTCTCCCTCCTCGGTTCGATTCCCTCCCTCTCCTTCGAGTCATCTCCTTAACAAGAAACCGCTTAACCGGTCCTATACCCGTTTCTTTATCATCTCTCTCAAGCCTCCACACACTTGACCTTAGCTATAACCAACTCTCAGGTTCTCTCCCTCCTTTTCTCACTACTCTCCCTCAACTCAAAGTCCTTGTTTTAGCCNACACACATGCTGTGTAGTTCATTATTACTCTTTTCTCTCACgctctctcctctttctttaAAAAACCTCTCACCAAACTTATTACTCATTTGACGAAAGAGAACAACACAACTCTCtaaaaaaaagacacaacatGAGCTacactctctttctccttctgcTCACTCTCGTCCACTCCACTTTCTCTTCATTAGCTCCAACGGATCGAGCCGCCTTGGAATCCATCAGAGACTCTTTAACCGACATGCCCGGTTCAGCCTTCTTCTCATCCTGGGACTTCACAGTCCCTGACCCTTGTTCCTCCTTCTCAGGCCTTACctgctcttcttctcttggcCGTGTCACCGGCTTATCTCTTGGCCCTAATCTCTCCGGTTCTCTCTCCCCTTCCATCTCCAATCTAACCCACTTAACCCAACTCATTCTTTACCCCGGCTCTGTCACCGGTCCTCTCCCTCCTCGGTTCGATTCCCTCCCTCTCCTTCGAGTCATCTCCTTAACAAGAAACCGCTTAACCGGTCCTATACCCGTTTCTTTATCATCTCTCTCAAGCCTCCACACACTTGACCTTAGCTATAACCAACTCTCAGGTTCTCTCCCTCCTTTTCTCACTACTCTCCCTCAACTCAAAGTCCTTGTTTTAGCCTCAAACCATTTCTCCAACAACCTTAACCCTGTCTCTAGCCCCTTGTTCCATTTAGACCTAAAGCTGAACCAAATCTCCGGCGAACTCCCACCCGCTTTCCCGATCACTCTCCGGTACTTATCTCTCTCCGGAAACTCAATGCAAGGCACAATCAACGCCTTAGAGCCATTAACAGAGCTGATATACATCGACCTCAGCATGAACCAGTTCACCGGCGCAATCCCTAACTCGCTCTTCAGCCCCACAATCTCAACAATGTTCCTACAACGAAACAACTTCACATCCATCGCCACCTCCATAGCGCCGGCATTGTTACCACAGGGCTCCATTGTTGATCTGAGCCATAACTCAATCTCCGGAGACTTACCTCCCGCGCTCGCCGGAGCAGAGGCTCTGTTCTTGAACAATAACCGTCTCACAGGAGACATTCCAGAGGAATACGTCAAGAGCTTAATCAACGGTACAACAAAACAGCTCTTCTTGCAACATAACTACTTCACGAGATTCCCTTGGAACTCTGGTCTCCAACTACCAgactctgtttctctctgtttgTCCTATAACTGTATGGAGACTGATCCAGTCGTTGGTTTGTCCACGTGTCCGATCGAAGTTGCACCTCTACTCTCAAGACCTGCTTCACAATGTTCAAGGTTCTATAATCAC
The Camelina sativa cultivar DH55 chromosome 15, Cs, whole genome shotgun sequence DNA segment above includes these coding regions:
- the LOC104746110 gene encoding leucine-rich repeat receptor-like serine/threonine-protein kinase BAM2 isoform X2, coding for MSYTLFLLLLTLVHSTFSSLAPTDRAALESIRDSLTDMPGSAFFSSWDFTVPDPCSSFSGLTCSSSLGRVTGLSLGPNLSGSLSPSISNLTHLTQLILYPGSVTGPLPPRFDSLPLLRVISLTRNRLTGPIPVSLSSLSSLHTLDLSYNQLSGSLPPFLTTLPQLKVLVLASNHFSNNLNPVSSPLFHLDLKLNQISGELPPAFPITLRYLSLSGNSMQGTINALEPLTELIYIDLSMNQFTGAIPNSLFSPTISTMFLQRNNFTSIATSIAPALLPQGSIVDLSHNSISGDLPPALAGAEALFLNNNRLTGDIPEEYVKSLINGTTKQLFLQHNYFTRFPWNSGLQLPDSVSLCLSYNCMETDPVVGLSTCPIEVAPLLSRPASQCSRFYNHSSTG
- the LOC104746110 gene encoding leucine-rich repeat receptor-like serine/threonine-protein kinase BAM2 isoform X1, with protein sequence MSYTLFLLLLTLVHSTFSSLAPTDRAALESIRDSLTDMPGSAFFSSWDFTVPDPCSSFSGLTCSSSLGRVTGLSLGPNLSGSLSPSISNLTHLTQLILYPGSVTGPLPPRFDSLPLLRVISLTRNRLTGPIPVSLSSLSSLHTLDLSYNQLSGSLPPFLTTLPQLKVLVLASNHFSNNLNPVSSPLFHLDLKLNQISGELPPAFPITLRYLSLSGNSMQGTINALEPLTELIYIDLSMNQFTGAIPNSLFSPTISTMFLQRNNFTSIATSIAPALLPQGSIVDLSHNSISGDLPPALAGAEALFLNNNRLTGDIPEEYVKSLINGTTKQLFLQHNYFTRFPWNSGLQLPDSVSLCLSYNCMETDPVVGLSTCPIEVAPLLSRPASQCSRFYNHSSTG